The following are encoded in a window of Cumulibacter manganitolerans genomic DNA:
- a CDS encoding 2-keto-4-pentenoate hydratase: protein MPQTTSLTDDLAHWPETIAASYPRVVLSPGDFVGGPLDPFPAALNDLDPDVAYAVADATLQRVVARTGTRIAGYKISVASARDQASINATEPVLGALTNEQLRPSGAQIGLDLANSPLLEPEIAMRTVRELTPEATLEEIAGGVELTAAIEVPTSRFRGWLPADGPGVIGVGGLIADNAVAGCVVLADRWIPGISPEAMERVTVRLTLPDGGTVDGHALNVIGGPYAAMRWLVGKLGRLGRALPVGSIVSSGTLAPPTRVVAGRYVATFDSGLGTSSVTFS, encoded by the coding sequence ATGCCGCAGACCACTAGCCTCACCGACGACCTCGCGCACTGGCCGGAGACGATCGCCGCGAGCTACCCACGCGTGGTGCTCAGCCCCGGCGACTTCGTCGGCGGCCCCCTCGATCCGTTCCCGGCGGCGCTGAACGACCTCGACCCCGACGTGGCGTACGCCGTGGCCGACGCGACCCTGCAGCGGGTCGTCGCCCGCACCGGAACGCGGATCGCCGGCTACAAGATCAGCGTCGCGAGCGCCCGCGACCAGGCCTCGATCAACGCGACGGAGCCGGTGCTCGGGGCCCTCACGAACGAGCAGCTGCGGCCCTCGGGCGCGCAGATCGGCCTCGACCTCGCCAACAGCCCGCTGCTCGAGCCGGAGATCGCGATGCGCACGGTGCGCGAGCTGACGCCCGAGGCGACGCTGGAGGAGATCGCGGGCGGGGTCGAGCTCACCGCCGCCATCGAGGTGCCGACCTCGCGCTTCCGCGGCTGGCTGCCCGCCGACGGCCCCGGTGTCATCGGCGTCGGCGGGCTGATCGCCGACAACGCCGTCGCCGGCTGCGTCGTCCTGGCGGACCGCTGGATCCCGGGCATCAGCCCCGAGGCGATGGAGCGCGTGACGGTCCGGCTGACGCTCCCCGACGGCGGCACCGTCGACGGTCACGCGCTGAACGTGATCGGCGGGCCGTACGCCGCGATGCGGTGGCTCGTGGGCAAGCTCGGCCGGCTCGGGCGCGCGCTGCCGGTCGGGTCGATCGTCTCCAGCGGCACGCTCGCGCCACCGACCCGCGTGGTCGCCGGGCGCTACGTGGCGACCTTCGACTCGGGTCTCGGGACCAGCTCGGTTACGTTCAGCTGA
- a CDS encoding SDR family oxidoreductase: MDLHLEGRHFLITGGSTGLGLGLARTLVDEGAHVLLVGRSQDKLDAAAQQLTDAGASGRVLTKPTDVRDPDILQAAIDTAEREWGVLDGLVNNAGVHTSGGFENTTDEEWQADFELKLLAKVRGIRQSLPLLRKSDAPSVLNVLSIFAKFQPPRSMPSSVYRAAGLALTNGLSRDLAADGIRVNATLIGFVHSDQWVRGAAASDQPVEDWEAKRASDLGVPLGRVGRTEEFADIAAFLLSPRAGYLTGTAINVDGGLSMVI, translated from the coding sequence ATGGATCTGCATCTCGAGGGCCGGCACTTCCTGATCACCGGCGGTTCCACCGGCCTGGGGCTCGGGCTCGCCCGCACGCTCGTCGACGAGGGCGCGCACGTCCTGCTGGTCGGGCGCAGCCAGGACAAGCTGGACGCCGCCGCGCAGCAGCTCACCGACGCGGGCGCGTCGGGCCGCGTGCTGACCAAGCCCACCGACGTCCGCGACCCGGACATCCTGCAGGCCGCGATCGACACCGCCGAGCGCGAGTGGGGCGTGCTCGACGGGCTGGTCAACAACGCCGGCGTGCACACCAGCGGCGGCTTCGAGAACACCACGGACGAGGAGTGGCAGGCCGACTTCGAGCTGAAGCTGCTGGCGAAGGTCCGCGGCATCCGGCAGAGCCTCCCGCTGCTGCGCAAGAGCGACGCGCCGTCGGTGCTGAACGTGCTGAGCATCTTCGCGAAGTTCCAGCCGCCGCGGTCGATGCCGAGCTCGGTGTACCGCGCGGCGGGGCTGGCGCTGACCAACGGCCTGTCGCGCGACCTGGCCGCCGACGGCATCCGGGTCAACGCGACCCTCATCGGCTTCGTGCACAGCGACCAGTGGGTGCGCGGCGCGGCGGCGTCCGACCAGCCGGTCGAGGACTGGGAGGCCAAGCGCGCGTCGGACCTCGGCGTCCCGCTCGGTCGGGTCGGCCGCACCGAGGAGTTCGCCGACATCGCGGCGTTCCTGCTGTCGCCGCGCGCCGGCTATCTGACCGGTACGGCGATCAACGTCGACGGCGGCCTGTCGATGGTCATCTGA
- a CDS encoding alpha-hydroxy acid oxidase, with the protein MPRKVPTVADLKPFLKVRKPILDRTTSRLARSQSVGDLARFARRRVPKSVWEFVSGAAEDEITLDENRRALARVRFTPRAYGQVATPDISTTILGRPAPSPIIIAPTGFTRLSHHEGESAVARAAEDAGAPYCLSTMATTSISDVADAAPGGRNWFQVYLMRDRSITEAQLAEAKAAGYEALMLTIDTPATGLRRRDLRTGFDIPPRLTGRALLDMTVNPRWVYDLVTHEPLKFAALGEESPFQRWGQSGVVVEQEMRPEHIAWLRERWDGPVIVKGVMSAEDAIDSVDAGAAGVVVSNHGGRQLDRTEASITVLPRVRDAIGDRAEVYVDSGFRSGADIAAAIGLGADAVLIGRPYLYGLMMAGQDGVQKCLQILRAELRRTMMLLGTPTLRDIGPQHVSLAAPGAPEQADETGRSSRVGQAR; encoded by the coding sequence ATGCCCCGCAAGGTTCCTACGGTCGCCGACCTCAAGCCCTTCTTGAAGGTCCGCAAGCCGATCCTCGACCGCACCACCAGCCGGCTGGCCAGATCCCAGAGCGTCGGCGATCTCGCCCGGTTCGCGCGCCGCCGCGTGCCGAAGTCGGTGTGGGAGTTCGTCTCCGGCGCCGCCGAGGACGAGATCACCCTCGACGAGAACCGGCGGGCGCTCGCCCGCGTGCGGTTCACGCCGCGGGCCTACGGCCAGGTCGCCACGCCCGACATATCCACGACGATCCTCGGCAGGCCCGCACCGTCGCCCATCATCATCGCTCCCACGGGGTTCACCCGGCTCAGCCACCACGAGGGCGAGTCCGCGGTGGCGCGCGCCGCGGAGGACGCCGGCGCCCCCTACTGCCTGTCCACGATGGCGACCACCTCGATCAGCGACGTCGCCGACGCGGCACCCGGCGGGCGGAACTGGTTCCAGGTCTACCTGATGCGCGACCGCAGCATCACCGAGGCGCAGCTGGCCGAGGCCAAGGCGGCGGGCTACGAGGCGCTGATGCTCACCATCGACACCCCCGCCACGGGGCTGCGCCGCAGGGACCTGCGCACCGGGTTCGACATCCCGCCCCGCCTCACCGGCCGTGCGTTGCTGGACATGACGGTCAACCCCCGCTGGGTGTACGACCTGGTGACCCACGAGCCGCTGAAGTTCGCCGCGCTCGGCGAGGAGTCCCCGTTCCAGCGGTGGGGACAGTCCGGCGTCGTGGTCGAGCAGGAGATGCGCCCCGAGCACATCGCGTGGCTGCGCGAGCGGTGGGACGGACCGGTCATCGTCAAGGGCGTGATGAGCGCCGAGGACGCGATCGACTCGGTGGACGCCGGCGCCGCCGGAGTCGTGGTGTCCAACCACGGCGGACGGCAGCTCGACCGCACCGAGGCCTCGATCACCGTGCTGCCGCGGGTTCGTGACGCGATCGGTGACCGCGCGGAGGTCTACGTCGACTCCGGGTTCCGCTCCGGCGCCGATATCGCCGCCGCGATCGGGCTCGGCGCCGACGCGGTGCTGATCGGCCGGCCGTACCTCTACGGGCTGATGATGGCCGGCCAGGACGGCGTGCAGAAGTGCCTGCAGATCCTCCGCGCCGAGCTGCGCCGCACCATGATGCTGCTCGGCACGCCGACGCTGCGCGACATCGGACCGCAGCACGTCTCGTTGGCGGCGCCGGGCGCACCGGAGCAGGCCGACGAAACGGGGAGGAGCAGCCGTGTGGGCCAAGCACGTTGA
- a CDS encoding alcohol dehydrogenase catalytic domain-containing protein produces MWAKHVDRPRHVAGIEVDPPSADDLGEGEVLLRFLAGGLCGSDGPFYRGNANPWLGAGEVHPGTPMHEIVGEVVATRSELHEVGTRVVGWADGWNALQEYVVVRGSSVLAYDPELSPAHALMLQPLACVIYAVEQLGPTTGRDAAVLGLGPIGVLFAHVLANGGAASVTGVDVIDRSDVAGFFGVDRFEHHTTSSWLAALVAADGPRRSEFLASGTNENRPDLIVEAIGHQVSSLTHALEAVRERGLVFYFGIPDDPVYPVPVELMLRKHLTLKSGTTLERRRVLAAANDYVKRYPEFPGRYVTRTYPVAEADAAYRAAFTPAPGQLKVAITDQPA; encoded by the coding sequence GTGTGGGCCAAGCACGTTGATCGGCCGCGGCACGTCGCGGGGATCGAGGTCGACCCGCCGTCGGCCGACGATCTCGGCGAGGGCGAGGTGCTGCTGCGGTTCCTCGCGGGCGGCCTGTGCGGCAGCGACGGCCCCTTCTACCGCGGCAACGCCAATCCCTGGCTCGGCGCGGGCGAGGTGCACCCCGGCACCCCGATGCACGAGATCGTCGGCGAGGTGGTCGCCACCCGCTCCGAGCTGCACGAGGTCGGCACCCGGGTCGTCGGGTGGGCCGACGGCTGGAACGCCCTCCAGGAGTACGTGGTGGTGCGCGGCTCGTCGGTGCTGGCCTACGACCCCGAGCTGTCCCCCGCGCACGCGCTGATGCTGCAGCCGCTGGCCTGCGTGATCTACGCGGTGGAGCAGCTGGGACCGACCACCGGCCGCGACGCGGCCGTGCTGGGGCTGGGGCCCATCGGCGTGCTGTTCGCGCACGTCCTGGCCAACGGCGGAGCGGCCAGCGTCACGGGGGTCGACGTGATCGACCGCAGCGACGTCGCGGGCTTCTTCGGCGTGGACCGCTTCGAGCATCACACCACGAGCTCCTGGCTCGCCGCGCTGGTGGCCGCCGACGGTCCCCGGCGCAGCGAGTTCCTCGCCAGCGGAACGAACGAGAACCGGCCCGACCTCATCGTGGAGGCCATCGGTCACCAGGTGAGCTCGCTGACGCACGCCCTCGAGGCGGTCCGCGAGCGCGGGCTCGTCTTCTACTTCGGCATCCCGGACGACCCGGTCTACCCGGTCCCGGTGGAGCTGATGCTGCGCAAGCACCTCACGCTGAAGTCCGGGACCACGCTGGAGCGCCGGCGGGTCCTGGCAGCGGCGAACGACTACGTGAAGCGGTACCCCGAGTTCCCTGGGCGCTACGTCACGCGCACCTACCCCGTCGCCGAGGCGGACGCCGCGTACCGCGCAGCGTTCACTCCGGCACCTGGGCAGCTGAAGGTCGCCATCACCGACCAGCCGGCGTAG
- a CDS encoding HPr family phosphocarrier protein, giving the protein MPSITVKVGSSVGLHARPATIISEKAEELDADVTLAVPGGDPVDADSSLMIMTLGASCGDDVVVSSDDEAAMRTIAALVEQDLDAE; this is encoded by the coding sequence ATGCCCAGCATCACCGTGAAGGTCGGCTCCTCCGTGGGCCTGCACGCCCGCCCCGCGACGATCATCTCCGAGAAGGCCGAGGAGCTCGATGCCGACGTCACCCTCGCCGTCCCGGGCGGCGACCCGGTGGACGCCGACTCGTCACTGATGATCATGACGCTCGGCGCGTCCTGCGGCGACGACGTGGTGGTCTCCAGCGACGACGAGGCCGCGATGCGGACGATCGCGGCGCTCGTCGAGCAGGATCTCGACGCCGAGTAG
- a CDS encoding PTS fructose transporter subunit IIABC: protein MAELITTELVDLDAAYGATKDDVITALAARIAEAGRSTDAGRLAADVFAREAKSSTGMPGRFAIPHCRSEYVLEPTLAFARLSPEIDFGAKDGPADLVFMIAAPASGDQVHMKLLTQLARALVRKEFTAALRAAQTEQEIVDLVRDAVQPPAPKEAAAAAPAGSAATTGDAAATTTGAAATTSGAAAEAGFAGESGHASPLSPSNPASGTATASARAGEPMTILAVTACPTGIAHTFMAAEALENAGKKAGVHLVVEPQGSVGADKLDPAVIAKASAIIFATDVGVRDKDRFAGLPEISTSVKNGIHEADQLVARAIAAAGDPQARRVSGTAASGDGAPARAGGWGAKLKNAVLTGVSYMIPFVAAGGLLIALGFLLGGYEVAKSGFGKDGATSLADFVLGTHSLTNLPDGSLSPHALLGSGFTLYLGAALFKLGALAFGFLVPALAGYIAYAIADRPGIAPGFTAGAVAGFTGGGFLGGLVGGILAGFVAAWIARWKVPAFARGLMPVVVIPLLATLISGGLMLVVLGRPLAWVTTSLQDALNGMSGTSAIALGAILGLMMCFDMGGPVNKAAYAFATAGLNVDQPATLKIMAAVMLAGMVPPLALALSTAVRPRLYNAAERENGKAAWLLGASFISEGAIPFAAADPVRVIPSIMAGGAVTGAISMASGVQLSAPHGGVFVLFAVSGILMFFVALLAGVLVAAAAVTVAKSTGARRTAVEDDAPVTV, encoded by the coding sequence ATGGCTGAGCTCATCACCACCGAGCTGGTCGACCTCGATGCCGCGTACGGCGCGACGAAGGACGACGTGATCACCGCGCTGGCCGCGCGCATCGCGGAGGCCGGGCGCAGCACCGACGCCGGCCGCCTGGCCGCCGACGTGTTCGCCCGCGAGGCGAAGTCGTCGACCGGCATGCCCGGCCGGTTCGCGATCCCGCACTGCCGGTCCGAGTACGTGCTCGAGCCGACGCTCGCCTTCGCCCGGCTCTCGCCGGAGATCGATTTCGGGGCGAAGGACGGCCCGGCCGACCTGGTCTTCATGATCGCGGCGCCGGCCAGCGGCGACCAGGTGCACATGAAGCTGCTGACCCAGCTGGCGCGGGCGCTGGTGCGCAAGGAGTTCACCGCCGCGCTGCGCGCGGCGCAGACCGAGCAGGAGATCGTCGACCTGGTCCGCGACGCGGTCCAGCCGCCGGCCCCCAAGGAGGCGGCGGCTGCCGCACCCGCCGGCTCGGCCGCGACAACGGGCGACGCGGCGGCGACCACGACGGGCGCTGCCGCGACCACGAGCGGCGCTGCCGCCGAAGCGGGCTTTGCCGGCGAAAGCGGGCACGCTTCCCCGCTTTCGCCGTCGAACCCCGCTTCCGGCACTGCCACGGCCAGCGCTCGCGCGGGTGAGCCGATGACCATCCTCGCGGTCACCGCCTGCCCGACCGGCATCGCGCACACCTTCATGGCGGCCGAGGCCCTGGAGAACGCGGGCAAGAAGGCCGGCGTCCACCTCGTCGTCGAGCCGCAGGGCTCGGTCGGCGCCGACAAGCTCGACCCGGCGGTCATCGCGAAGGCCAGCGCGATCATCTTCGCCACCGACGTCGGGGTCCGCGACAAGGACCGGTTCGCCGGGCTGCCGGAGATCTCCACGAGCGTCAAGAACGGCATCCACGAGGCCGACCAACTGGTCGCGCGCGCGATCGCGGCGGCCGGTGACCCGCAGGCGCGCCGGGTGTCCGGGACGGCGGCGTCCGGGGACGGAGCGCCGGCCCGCGCGGGCGGCTGGGGCGCGAAGCTGAAGAACGCCGTGCTGACCGGCGTCAGCTACATGATCCCCTTCGTCGCGGCCGGCGGCCTGCTCATCGCGCTCGGCTTCCTGCTCGGCGGCTACGAGGTCGCCAAGAGCGGCTTCGGCAAGGACGGGGCAACGTCGCTCGCGGACTTCGTGCTCGGCACCCACTCGCTGACCAACCTCCCCGACGGATCGCTGAGCCCGCACGCGCTGCTCGGCAGCGGCTTCACGCTCTACCTCGGCGCCGCCCTGTTCAAGCTCGGCGCGCTCGCGTTCGGCTTCCTGGTCCCGGCCCTCGCCGGCTACATCGCCTACGCCATCGCCGATCGGCCCGGCATCGCCCCCGGGTTCACCGCGGGCGCGGTGGCCGGGTTCACCGGCGGGGGATTCCTGGGCGGCCTGGTCGGCGGCATCCTCGCGGGCTTCGTCGCCGCGTGGATCGCCCGCTGGAAGGTCCCCGCGTTCGCGCGCGGCCTGATGCCGGTGGTGGTCATCCCGCTGCTGGCCACCCTCATCTCCGGCGGCCTGATGCTCGTCGTGCTCGGCCGACCGCTCGCCTGGGTCACCACCTCCCTGCAGGACGCGCTCAACGGCATGTCGGGCACGAGTGCCATCGCGCTCGGCGCCATCCTGGGGCTGATGATGTGCTTCGACATGGGCGGGCCGGTCAACAAGGCGGCGTACGCGTTCGCGACCGCGGGGCTGAACGTCGACCAGCCGGCGACGTTGAAGATCATGGCGGCCGTCATGCTGGCCGGGATGGTGCCGCCGCTGGCGCTGGCGCTGTCCACCGCGGTCCGTCCGCGGCTGTACAACGCGGCAGAACGCGAGAACGGCAAGGCCGCGTGGCTGCTGGGGGCGTCCTTCATCTCCGAGGGCGCGATTCCCTTCGCCGCCGCGGATCCGGTCCGGGTGATCCCCTCCATCATGGCCGGCGGTGCGGTCACGGGAGCGATCTCGATGGCTTCGGGAGTGCAGCTCTCGGCGCCGCACGGTGGAGTGTTCGTGCTGTTCGCCGTCAGCGGCATCCTGATGTTCTTCGTCGCGCTGCTCGCGGGCGTCCTGGTCGCCGCGGCCGCGGTGACGGTCGCCAAGAGCACCGGCGCGCGGCGGACCGCCGTCGAGGACGACGCCCCGGTCACCGTCTGA
- a CDS encoding 1-phosphofructokinase family hexose kinase produces MIVTLTANPSVDRTMTFAEPLVPGEVHRAVRVVDQAGGKGVNVARVLALAGHEACAVLPADVADPVIEGLHDAGVHVVNVPTGVRCRVNVTVVEPGGRTTKLNAPGHPPTAEQRAALARALRESSVAGGWVVLAGSLPAGVPPRWYAALVADLKGAGRRVAVDTSGAPLTALLEGAVLPDLIKPNSEELASLTGTSAAVLESDLDEALAAARGLLARGVGAVLLTLGGAGAALVTPDGAWTATPPPITVASTVGAGDSALAGYLLADAAGAEPAERLRYAVAYGSAAAALPGTTMPTPDDLDLYGARSAAYPSPTMPPAHRTDPRSNNG; encoded by the coding sequence ATGATCGTGACCCTGACCGCCAACCCCAGCGTCGATCGCACGATGACCTTCGCCGAGCCGCTGGTCCCCGGCGAGGTGCACCGCGCGGTGCGCGTCGTCGACCAGGCGGGGGGCAAGGGCGTCAACGTCGCCCGGGTGCTCGCGCTCGCCGGGCACGAGGCGTGCGCCGTCCTGCCCGCGGACGTCGCGGACCCGGTGATCGAGGGCCTGCACGACGCCGGCGTCCACGTCGTCAACGTGCCGACCGGGGTGCGCTGCCGCGTCAACGTGACCGTCGTCGAGCCCGGCGGACGCACGACCAAGCTCAACGCGCCGGGGCATCCGCCGACCGCCGAGCAGCGCGCGGCGCTGGCGCGGGCGCTTCGCGAGAGCTCCGTCGCCGGCGGCTGGGTGGTGCTCGCCGGCTCGCTGCCCGCCGGCGTGCCCCCGCGCTGGTACGCCGCGCTGGTCGCCGACCTCAAGGGCGCCGGACGCCGCGTCGCGGTCGACACCAGCGGGGCGCCGCTGACCGCGCTGCTCGAGGGCGCCGTCCTGCCCGACCTGATCAAGCCCAACAGCGAGGAGCTCGCGAGCCTCACCGGCACGTCGGCCGCGGTCCTCGAGAGCGACCTCGACGAGGCCCTCGCCGCCGCGCGCGGCCTGCTGGCGCGCGGCGTCGGCGCGGTGCTGCTGACCCTCGGCGGTGCCGGCGCCGCGCTGGTGACGCCGGACGGCGCGTGGACGGCGACGCCGCCGCCGATCACCGTCGCCAGCACCGTCGGCGCCGGCGACTCGGCGCTCGCCGGGTACCTGCTCGCCGACGCCGCAGGCGCGGAACCCGCGGAACGGCTGCGGTACGCCGTCGCCTACGGCAGCGCCGCGGCGGCGCTGCCCGGCACCACCATGCCCACCCCTGACGACCTCGACCTGTACGGCGCGCGCAGTGCGGCGTACCCCTCACCCACGATGCCGCCCGCGCATCGGACCGACCCTAGGAGCAACAATGGCTGA
- a CDS encoding DeoR/GlpR family DNA-binding transcription regulator, which translates to MYATERHAEIAREVAARRRISVRETAERFGVTTETVRRDLDQLEREGVLRRVHGGAVPAGATTSFEPRFTERELVASGEKDAIALAALQLLPGAGGSIILDAGTTTRALAARLGAASRLTVATNAPATAAIVLENGSLQVQMIGGRLRAESQAAVGPQAVAALDALRVDVAFLGTNGLSLDYGLSTPDPDEAFAKAAMVRAGRRVVVLADSSKLGEESLNRFAELSAIDALVTDDGISHEDVAALEALDIDVVIA; encoded by the coding sequence ATGTACGCCACCGAACGCCACGCCGAGATCGCCCGGGAGGTCGCCGCCCGACGACGGATCTCGGTGCGCGAGACCGCCGAGCGGTTCGGCGTGACCACCGAGACGGTGCGCCGCGACCTCGACCAGCTCGAGCGCGAAGGGGTGCTGCGCCGGGTGCACGGGGGTGCGGTGCCGGCGGGCGCCACGACCTCCTTCGAGCCGCGGTTCACCGAGCGCGAGCTCGTGGCCTCCGGGGAGAAGGACGCGATCGCGCTCGCCGCGCTGCAGCTGCTGCCCGGTGCCGGCGGCAGCATCATCCTGGACGCCGGCACCACCACCCGTGCCCTCGCCGCCCGTCTCGGCGCGGCCTCGCGCCTCACCGTGGCCACGAACGCCCCCGCGACCGCGGCCATCGTGCTGGAGAACGGCAGCCTGCAGGTGCAGATGATCGGCGGCCGGCTGCGCGCGGAGAGCCAGGCGGCGGTCGGGCCCCAGGCCGTGGCGGCGCTCGATGCGCTGCGCGTCGACGTCGCCTTCCTGGGCACCAACGGCCTGTCGCTGGACTACGGATTGAGCACGCCGGATCCCGACGAGGCGTTCGCCAAGGCGGCTATGGTGCGCGCCGGACGCCGGGTCGTGGTGCTCGCCGACTCCAGCAAGCTCGGCGAGGAGTCGCTCAACCGGTTCGCCGAGCTCAGCGCGATCGACGCGCTCGTCACCGACGACGGCATCTCGCACGAGGACGTCGCCGCCCTCGAGGCCCTCGACATCGATGTGGTGATCGCATGA
- the ptsP gene encoding phosphoenolpyruvate--protein phosphotransferase, whose protein sequence is MATNAQVRTGTPVVQGIALGPVVRPAPGIDLGELPGPRTDAEGEKQRYADAVAAVSERLRARARAATGVAAEVLLAQVALVGDKGLRKSAARLIDAGAGAEQAMDGAAGQFVEMFTKLGGLMAERTTDLCDLRSRVIAELLGRPEPGVPSPDVPSVLMADDLAPADTATLDPATTIALVTRLGGPTSHTAIIARQLGVPCIVAAPVGDIPAGTTVLVDGGSGTITIDPDPAEAQALIARDRATRAAAAAFTGPGGTQDGHRVQVLANVQDGPSAERARRGAAEGVGLFRSELAFLGRDHEPTVEQQSEVYGAVLRAFEGRKVVIRTLDAGSDKPMKFANLAHEDNPALGVRGSRLAVANPGLMSRQLDAIADAAARTAQSPWVMAPMIATAAEAADFARQVRERSLTPGVMVEIPSAALRARELLQHVDFLSIGTNDLSQYTMAADRLSADLAELTDPWQPAVLQLIEMTARAGAEAGKPVGVCGEAAADAMLACVLVGLGVTSLSMAASAVGTVGAAVAGVSLEQCRRAAGAALEAASPAAARAGAAEALGR, encoded by the coding sequence ATGGCTACCAACGCGCAGGTTCGCACCGGCACCCCCGTCGTCCAGGGAATCGCCCTCGGGCCGGTCGTCCGCCCGGCGCCCGGCATCGATCTCGGCGAGCTGCCGGGCCCGCGCACCGACGCGGAGGGCGAGAAGCAGCGGTACGCCGACGCCGTCGCGGCGGTCAGCGAACGGCTGCGGGCCCGCGCCCGGGCGGCCACCGGCGTCGCCGCCGAGGTGCTCCTGGCGCAGGTCGCCCTCGTCGGCGACAAGGGCCTGCGCAAGAGCGCCGCCCGGCTCATCGACGCCGGCGCCGGCGCGGAGCAGGCGATGGACGGCGCGGCCGGCCAGTTCGTGGAGATGTTCACCAAGCTCGGCGGCCTGATGGCCGAGCGCACGACCGACCTGTGCGACCTGCGCTCGCGGGTCATCGCCGAGCTGCTCGGGCGTCCCGAGCCGGGGGTGCCCTCCCCCGACGTCCCCTCGGTGCTGATGGCGGACGACCTCGCGCCCGCCGACACCGCCACCCTCGACCCGGCCACCACGATCGCCCTGGTCACCCGGCTCGGCGGGCCGACCAGCCACACCGCGATCATCGCCCGCCAGCTGGGCGTGCCGTGCATCGTCGCGGCACCGGTCGGCGACATCCCCGCGGGTACCACGGTGCTGGTGGACGGCGGCAGCGGCACCATCACGATCGACCCCGATCCCGCCGAGGCGCAGGCGCTGATCGCCCGCGACCGCGCCACCCGGGCCGCGGCGGCCGCGTTCACCGGGCCGGGCGGGACGCAGGACGGGCACCGCGTGCAGGTCCTGGCCAACGTCCAGGACGGTCCCAGTGCCGAGCGGGCGCGCCGCGGCGCGGCCGAGGGCGTCGGGCTCTTCCGCAGCGAGCTGGCGTTCCTCGGCCGCGACCACGAGCCGACCGTCGAGCAGCAGTCCGAGGTGTACGGCGCGGTGCTGCGGGCGTTCGAGGGCCGCAAGGTCGTCATCCGCACCCTCGACGCGGGCAGCGACAAGCCGATGAAGTTCGCCAACCTGGCCCACGAGGACAACCCCGCCCTCGGCGTCCGCGGCTCTCGGCTCGCGGTGGCCAACCCCGGCCTGATGAGCCGGCAGCTCGACGCGATCGCCGACGCGGCGGCGCGGACCGCGCAGTCGCCGTGGGTCATGGCGCCGATGATCGCGACCGCCGCGGAGGCCGCCGACTTCGCCCGCCAGGTCCGGGAGCGGTCGCTGACCCCCGGCGTGATGGTCGAGATCCCCTCCGCCGCGCTGCGCGCCCGCGAGCTCCTGCAGCACGTCGACTTCCTGTCGATCGGCACCAACGACCTGTCCCAGTACACGATGGCCGCGGACCGGCTGTCGGCCGATCTCGCCGAGTTGACCGACCCGTGGCAGCCGGCGGTGCTGCAGCTCATCGAGATGACGGCGCGCGCCGGCGCGGAGGCGGGCAAGCCCGTCGGCGTCTGCGGGGAGGCGGCCGCCGACGCCATGCTCGCCTGCGTGCTCGTCGGGCTGGGGGTCACGTCGCTGTCCATGGCGGCGTCCGCGGTCGGCACGGTGGGCGCCGCTGTCGCGGGCGTCTCGCTGGAGCAGTGCCGCCGCGCGGCCGGGGCCGCGCTCGAGGCCGCGTCCCCTGCCGCGGCGCGCGCGGGAGCCGCCGAGGCACTCGGTCGCTAG